The following proteins come from a genomic window of Corallococcus sp. NCRR:
- a CDS encoding metallophosphoesterase family protein produces MPISFSMPSLKLAHLSDLHLDMSRESDASASSLVKALAAQEVDHVVVTGDLTHRGSHAEFQRFREHFAPWMETGRLTFIPGNHDRPGEDVGSGFMEGRKVHTVEKAGLFLVCVDSTGEHNRNYFHSHGELTEGVVDEVDRALAQAPKDALVAVLLHHHVMPLPLESFPEWIATKFGLPHASELALGSRLLERVGGRADLVLHGHRHIPSEADLGTPGERGLRVYNSGSSTDLGRFRVFSHMAGRLVGDPAWCQASEPAKPRTAVHNVRPALQYLVGQLGMALF; encoded by the coding sequence ATGCCTATCTCCTTCAGCATGCCCTCCCTGAAGCTGGCGCATCTTTCGGATCTTCACCTGGACATGAGCCGCGAGAGCGACGCGTCGGCGTCGTCCTTGGTGAAGGCCCTGGCGGCGCAGGAGGTGGATCACGTGGTGGTGACGGGAGACCTCACGCACCGCGGATCCCACGCCGAGTTCCAGCGCTTCCGTGAACACTTCGCGCCCTGGATGGAGACCGGACGCCTCACCTTCATCCCCGGCAACCATGACCGGCCCGGCGAGGATGTGGGCAGCGGCTTCATGGAGGGTCGCAAGGTCCACACCGTGGAGAAGGCGGGCCTCTTCCTGGTCTGCGTGGACTCCACCGGTGAGCACAACCGCAACTATTTCCACAGCCACGGCGAACTGACGGAAGGCGTCGTGGACGAAGTGGACCGCGCGCTGGCGCAGGCGCCGAAGGACGCGCTGGTCGCGGTGCTGCTGCACCACCACGTGATGCCGCTGCCGCTGGAGAGCTTCCCGGAGTGGATCGCCACGAAGTTCGGACTGCCCCACGCGTCGGAGCTCGCGTTGGGAAGCCGACTGCTGGAGCGCGTGGGTGGCCGGGCCGACCTGGTGCTGCATGGCCACCGGCACATCCCCAGCGAGGCGGACCTGGGCACCCCGGGCGAGCGCGGCTTGCGCGTCTACAACTCGGGCAGCAGCACGGACCTGGGCCGCTTCCGCGTCTTCAGCCACATGGCCGGGCGGCTGGTGGGCGATCCTGCGTGGTGCCAGGCGTCGGAGCCGGCGAAGCCGCGCACGGCGGTCCACAACGTCAGGCCCGCCCTCCAGTACCTGGTGGGCCAGCTGGGCATGGCGCTGTTCTAG
- a CDS encoding ceramide glucosyltransferase, with protein MLIASSLLLAASAVGLFALLLQALFVRRHRRTVPQAPTHQPGLSILKPLCGVDDDLEANLARFAQLPYPHYEVLLGVKDARDPAYAVARAAQARWPHVMRVVLQEGEPGLNPKVNQLVTLSSEARFDLWVVSDSNTRVGDHYLEEIAAAFEDPTVGCVTHPVAGLGERSFGSLLDNLHLSSSAAAGMIAAKHVADRDIVVGKSMALRREDVEALGGFFSVKDVLAEDYVIGQWVTRKLGKRVVLAHAPVFNVSLRKSVDAFFQRYLRWSVIHRTAVSPSTYAAQALLNPVPLAVLGALIHPSALTGLAALAVALGKVWVDVAVFRSLRPQPVSWRAAPAVLVKDALLFAAWWHGAFRRTVDWRGTRLRVVSGTRLVPMRACGTPATEWIPSNGVG; from the coding sequence ATGCTCATCGCCTCCAGCCTCCTCCTGGCCGCGTCCGCAGTGGGCCTGTTCGCCCTCCTCCTCCAGGCGCTGTTCGTGCGCCGCCACCGCCGCACCGTCCCCCAGGCCCCCACGCACCAGCCCGGCCTGTCCATCCTCAAGCCGCTGTGCGGCGTGGATGACGACCTGGAGGCGAACCTCGCCCGGTTCGCCCAGCTCCCCTACCCCCACTACGAGGTGCTGCTGGGCGTGAAGGACGCGCGCGACCCGGCCTACGCCGTGGCGCGGGCGGCGCAGGCGAGGTGGCCCCACGTCATGCGCGTGGTGCTTCAGGAGGGCGAGCCCGGCCTCAACCCCAAGGTGAACCAGTTGGTGACGCTGTCGTCCGAGGCCCGGTTCGACCTGTGGGTGGTGAGCGACAGCAACACCCGCGTGGGCGACCACTACCTGGAGGAGATCGCCGCGGCCTTCGAGGACCCCACGGTGGGCTGCGTCACGCACCCGGTGGCGGGACTGGGTGAGCGGAGCTTCGGTTCGCTGCTGGACAACCTGCACCTGTCCTCCAGCGCGGCGGCGGGGATGATCGCCGCGAAGCACGTGGCGGACCGGGACATCGTGGTGGGCAAGTCCATGGCGCTGCGCCGCGAGGACGTGGAGGCGCTGGGCGGCTTCTTCTCCGTGAAGGACGTGCTGGCGGAGGACTACGTCATCGGCCAGTGGGTGACGCGCAAGCTGGGCAAGCGCGTGGTGCTGGCGCACGCCCCTGTCTTCAACGTGTCCCTGCGCAAGAGCGTGGACGCGTTCTTCCAGCGCTACCTGCGCTGGAGCGTCATTCACCGCACAGCGGTATCGCCCTCGACGTACGCGGCGCAGGCGCTCCTCAACCCGGTTCCGCTCGCGGTGCTGGGCGCGTTGATCCACCCGTCCGCGCTCACGGGCCTGGCGGCGCTGGCGGTGGCGCTGGGCAAGGTCTGGGTGGACGTGGCGGTGTTCCGCTCGCTGCGGCCCCAGCCGGTGTCCTGGCGCGCCGCGCCCGCGGTGCTGGTGAAGGACGCGCTGCTCTTCGCCGCATGGTGGCACGGAGCGTTCCGGCGCACGGTGGACTGGCGCGGTACGCGGTTGCGCGTGGTGTCAGGCACGCGCCTGGTGCCGATGCGCGCCTGTGGCACTCCCGCGACGGAGTGGATCCCCAGCAACGGGGTGGGGTGA
- the phoU gene encoding phosphate signaling complex protein PhoU yields the protein MAATHTDKAFEQDLRNLREKLLAMGAKVEALIAQSTRALTDRDSALAEQVVGADREVNRLEVDIDDLCRRILALRQPAASDLRLITTALKIVTDLERIGDLAVNIAERAMDLNQVPPLAPYVDTPKLAELAQQQVKKALDAFVSGDAAKAEDVLKGDDLLDALFLKIFNELLAYMMEDSRNIRRATALMFIAKHLERIGDHALNVAEMVIYMVRGKDVRHPRSRDLE from the coding sequence ATGGCGGCCACGCACACCGACAAGGCATTCGAGCAGGACCTGCGCAACCTGCGCGAGAAGCTGCTCGCGATGGGGGCCAAGGTGGAGGCCCTCATCGCGCAGAGCACCCGCGCCCTCACCGACCGCGACTCGGCGCTGGCGGAGCAGGTGGTGGGCGCCGACCGCGAGGTGAACCGGCTGGAGGTCGACATCGACGACCTGTGCCGCCGCATCCTCGCGCTGCGCCAGCCGGCCGCGTCCGACCTGCGCCTCATCACCACCGCGCTGAAGATCGTCACCGACCTGGAGCGCATTGGCGACCTGGCGGTGAACATCGCCGAGCGCGCCATGGACCTGAACCAGGTGCCGCCGCTGGCGCCGTACGTGGACACGCCGAAGCTGGCGGAATTGGCGCAGCAGCAGGTGAAGAAGGCCCTGGACGCGTTCGTGTCCGGGGACGCGGCCAAGGCGGAGGACGTCCTCAAGGGGGACGACCTGCTGGATGCCCTCTTCCTGAAAATCTTCAACGAGCTGCTGGCCTACATGATGGAGGACTCGCGCAACATCCGCCGGGCCACGGCGTTGATGTTCATCGCGAAGCACCTGGAGCGCATTGGCGACCACGCGCTCAACGTGGCGGAGATGGTCATCTACATGGTGCGCGGCAAGGACGTGCGCCACCCGCGCAGCCGCGACCTGGAGTAG